Genomic window (Planctomycetota bacterium):
GGACGATTATCGGCTACACGGAAATTCTCAGCGATCGGGCCGGTCTTGATGACCCGTTGGTCAAGGAATCGCTCGAGTCGATCATTCGCGCCGGCAATCGAATGACCGGACTGATCGACGCCCTATCCAGCTTTTCACGGATCGGGCGTACGCCGCTCCAGACCGAGGAAGTCAACCTGAACGACGTCATCCGACAATGCCGTGAAGATCTCGCCGCCGAAGTAGCAGCCGCCGAAGCGACCATCGTCGTGGAGCCCTTGCCGACCGTGCAGGGCGATCACACGCTTTTGCGGCAGGTGGTCCAGAACCTAATCACCAACGCGATCAAGTTCGTCGGCGAGGACAAGCCCCGGGTCGAGATCGGCCCGATCGCCGAAGGAGAAGCTGTCTTCCCGGAAGGTGAATCCGTGCCCGGTGGCGGCTTCTACGTCCAGGATCACGGCATCGGTATCGAGCCGGACTTCATCGAAACCATCTTCGAGCCGTTCACCCGGCTCTACCCCAATCACGAGTATCCGGGCTCTGGAGTCGGCCTCTCAATTTGCCGACGCATCATCAACAACCACGGTGGTGTCATCTTTCTCGAATCGGAGCTCGGCAAGGGCACGCGGTTCAGCGTGGTCTTCCCGCCAGACAGGCTTACAGGAGTATCACAGTGAAGAAGAAGCCAACCATCCTGCTGATCGAGGACAACCGCGACGACCAGCGATTCGTCAAACTCGCGCTCGAGTATCTCGAGATCGACGCCAACCTCGAAGTGGTCGACGACGCGCGCCACGGCATGCGGTATCTGATGAACGAGGGCGAATACGAACACGCCGAGACGCCCGACCTGATCATCATGGACATCAACATGCCGCGCGTGTCGGGGATCGAGATGCTCGACCTGATGCATGTCGACGAGCGGATCGGGCTGATCCCGGTCATCATGCTCACCACCTCCGACGCCAGCGAGGATGTCAACGCGTGTTACGCCAAGGGTTGCAACGCGTTCGTCACCAAACCGTTCGGACACAAGGAGCTTCTCGACAAGCTCAACAAGCTGTGTGCGTTCTGGCTCGACGCCGCCGAGCTCCCGACCGTCAGCCGACCGCACGCCAAGGCGATGGCCTGACGCGAAAGTTGCGCCGTCGGGCCGGAGCCGTGCGTTAGCGCCGGGGTTGTATGGAGACCCCAGCGAGCATCGCCGCCGGCCTGCGTCGAGCGGCCGACTTCGTCGAGAGATCGAACGCAACAGCCGACGGCGACGCGATTCACAAGATCGTTGGCAGCAACGGCGTCGTCCACGTCCGCCCCGGCGCCGGACTCCTCGGTGATCGGCCGCTGGATGCCGACCTGCTTTGGGACTTCGGCGATCCGGGCGGGCGGCGGAACCAACTCCCGGGCTTCAACGCCGCCCACCGATACAGCGAACCGGGCGAATACACCGTCACGCTCGTCTTGCGGCACGCCGGTTCCGTAAGTATCCACCGCTCGACGGTGCGTGTTCCCTCCGTTGATCGAAGCCGAACGATCACGCAACCGGCCCCCAAGCTCGGCGATGGCGTCCGCCTCGAACTCACCCGCGGCAACGTCTACGACATCGACGAAACAATCGTGCTCGGCGGCCATGACATACGCATCACCGCCGTCGGCACCGGTCCGCCACCAATCCTTCGATGGGTCGGCGGCAGCGGCGAAATGATCCGCTGCACACCGACGTGCCGGGACGTGCTGATCGAAGGCATCGCGTTCGACGCCGTCGGCAAACGCGGCGACCGTTTCCTGATCGCCAACGCCATCGCCGCATCCGGCACCAACCTCGCCATCATCGACTGTCGCTTCGATCAGGTGCAGGACGCGATCAATGCCAACGGTCGACCGACCGGCTTGCTCATACAGCGCTGCACCGCCGGCGACGATCTTCACGCCTACCTCTGCTGGGCCGAAGGCACCGACATCGTTCTGCTCGACAACACCGCCACGCACAGCATCAAGGAACACATCGTCCGAGTCGGCGGTGCGGAGCGTTTGCTTGGTGTCGGCAACGCTTTCACGAACCGTCGCAAATCGTGTTTCAACGTGCAGGTCGCCGAGCAGGTCTGGCTTGAGGACAACCGGATCTCCGGCGCGTGGGCGCTGGGCCCGTTGGGCGGAGCGGACGGCCGAGACTCAACCGAGCGATGCCGGATCGCCGTCGTGCGGAGCAACGTCAGCGACACGACTTTCGAGCTCAAGCACGGTGCCGAGTCGGTCCGCTTCAGCGGCAACCTGCTCCACACCGACAACCAACCGGCGATCTGCATCGAAGGCTTCTCGGCCGCGTTCGATCGCGGCGTGACGGACATCGACCTGTACGACAACACCGCGGTCAACCTCGGCGAGCACGGCAACTTCCTCCGCATCGACGGCCCGGCGAAGAACGTACGCCTCACCGGCAACCGCTACCTCGCCCCACGCCTGCGGCCCGGCAGCCACGAGACTGCGGTGATCTTCATCCTCGACGACAACGCCGACGCGATCGTTGGGATGACCGACAATCACTGGCCGGATACGCGAGATCGAAACCACGCATTCGCCGGCGACGGACTTCATTACGTCTGGCCGACATGGAGCGACCAGCGCGGCTACGTCCGCGACCTCACGAACCCGTCAGCAGGATCAGCGCAAACACCACCGGCATCAGCGTGAGGGCGATGCCATAGACCGTGAGCCGACGACCGGCCTCGAAGTTCAACCGCCCGACGTACTCGCACAGGAGAATCACGAACGAGATGACGACGAACTTGAAGATCGTCATGCCCGAGATGCCGAAGCGTTCAAGGATCCAGTTGGCCACGGGGTTCGCCTCGGCGCCACCGATGCTCAGGATCACGAAGGTCATCATCACGTCCAGCGTGCTGAAGAGCACGAACCACACGTATCGGTCGGGAAACAACAGCGTCCCCCACGGCGGTGGGTTGTCCGGATCGACCGGGGTCACGGCCGAGCGTATGCGGCGGATGGTCGCGGCTTTGACCAAGATGGGGCCGACGGTGACCGGGGGTTCTTAACCATTTTCGCCTATTGAGAAGCACCCCGCCGTCCGCCACAATCCGACGCATGCCCGATATCGAACCCAAGCTCGCCGTTGACACCATCCGCATGCTCAGCGCCGATGCTGTTCTCGAAGCCAACTCCGGCCACACCGGCACGCCGGTCGCCCTCGCGCCGGTCGCCTACGAGATCTTCCAAAACCACCTCCGCTACGATCCGGCCGATCCGAAGTGGGCCAACCGTGATCGCTTCATCCTTTCGGTCGGCCACGCGTCGATGCTGCTCTACTCCATGCTGCACGTCTGCGGCGTCAAGGAGAAGGACGGTTCCCCCGCGGTCAGCCTCGACGACATCAAGCACTTCCGCCAGCTCGGCTACAAGACCCCCGGCCACCCCGAATCCCACCTGACCGCCGGCGTTGAAGTCACCACCGGACCGCTCGGCCAGGGTGTCGGCACCTCGGTCGGCATCGCCGCCGCGGGCAAGCACCTCGCCGCGAAGTATCCCGACCTCTTCGATTACAACGTCTACGTTCTCTGCTCCGACGGTGACATGATGGAGGGCATCGGCAACGAAGCCGCTTCGCTCGCCGGCCACATGCAACTGGACAACCTCGTCTGGCTCTACGACGACAACGAGATCACCATCGAGGGCGATACCGATCTCGCCTTCACCGAGAACGTCGCTGACCGGATGGCAGCGCAGGGTTGGAACGTCATCCACATCGACGATGCCAACGACATCGCCGCGGTGAAGGCGGCACTCGAGAACTTCAAGAACACGACCGGCAAGCCGACGTTCGTCAACATCAAGTCGAAGATCGCCTACGGCTTCCCGACGATGCAGGGCAGCCACAACGCCCACGCCGCCGTCACCGACGCCGAGGAGATCAAGGGCGCGAAGAAACACTTCGGCCTGCCGCCGGACGAAAAGTTCTACATCCCCGACGGCACCTACGACCACTACGCCGCCGGCTTCGGCAAGCGCGGGTCCGAGGCTCACGCCGCGTGGAAGAAGAAGCTGGACGCGCACGCCGACGGCAAGGCGATCGCCGACCTTCTCGACGGAAAACTGCCTGCGGGCTGGGACGCCGATCTGCCGACCTTCGAGCCCGACGCCAAGGGCATGGCCTCCCGCTCGTCCAGCGGCAAGGTTCTCAATGCACTGGCCAAGAAAATCCCGACGCTCCTCGGCGGCAGCGCCGACCTGGCTCCGTCGAACAACACGCTGCTCGCCGACGAAGACGGCTTCCTCCCCGGCACCTACCACGGCCGAAACTTCCACTACGGCGTCCGTGAACACGTCGCCATGACCACCGTCAACGGCCTGACCCTCTCGGGCTTGCGTGGGTACGGGGCGACGTTCTTCGTCTTTACCGACTACTGCCGACCGGCCCTGCGGCTCGCGTCGATCATGCAGATCCCGTCGCTGTTCATCTTCACGCACGACTCGATCGGCCTGGGCGAGGACGGCCCGACCCACCAGCCGATCGAGCACCTGGCGATGATGCGCGCCACGCCCGGCGTTTACGTCTTCCGCCCCGCCGACGCCAACGAAGTCCGCGAGTGCTACAAGGCGGCCATGAAGCTCGAGCACAATCCGGCGCTCATGGTCTTCAGCCGGCAGAACCTGCCGACCATGGACGCCGACACCAGCGACGCGGCCAAGGGGGCTTATGTCATCGGCCCCTGCCAGGGCACGCCCGACGTCATCCTCATGGGCACCGGCTCGGAGGTGCAGCACCTCATGGAAGCCAAGGCCACCCTGGAGGCCGACGGCATGAACGTCCGCGTCGTCAGCATGCCTTGCTGGGAGCTCTTCGAGCAGCAGGACGATGCGTACAAGCAGAGCGTCCTTCCGGATGAAGTGACCAAGCGCGTCGCGATGGAGGCCGCCAGTGACTTCGGCTGGCATCGCTACATCGGCCCCAAGGGCAAGGCCATCGCCATGCAGAGCTTCGGCGAATCGGCACCGGCGGGCGAGTTGTTCAAACACTTCGGCTTCACCGCCGAGAACGTGGTGAAGACAGTGAAATCGCTGGGCTGATCTCTTTGTCATCCCGCCCGCCCGACATCCTCATCTCGATCGCCGACGATCAGCGCCACTCCGCCATCGGCTGTGCCGGAGTCGAGGCGGTGCGTACGCCCCACCTCGACGCGCTGGCCGACCGCGGCTGCCGCATCACGCGTGCCCATCACGCCGGTTCTCCGCACGGCGCGGTGTGTATCCCGAGCCGTGCGATGTTGCACACCGGGCGCGGGCCGTTCGACATTCCGGATGAGATGTTGCTCGGCGCGACGTCGGCCGGCCCGGCGACCGCCCCGACCCTCGCGTCGTTGCTTCGCGCGGCCGGCTATCACACGCACATGGTCGGTAAGTGGCACAACGGCCCGGCCGCGTTGCGGCGTGACTTCGACGCCGGCAAGTGCGTGTTCGAAGGCGGGATGACCGACCCGTGGAACGTGCCAGCCGTCGACTTCGACGCGGACGGCGAGACCGCATACTGCTACCAGGGTGTGCATGCGACCGAGCAGTTCACCGACGCGGCCGAGCGGGTCATCAACGCCCATCGGCGTGGAGATTTCGGCGACAAACCGTTGTTCCTCTGCGTTGCATGGACCGCGCCGCACGATCCGCGACAGACACACCGGCAGTTTCA
Coding sequences:
- a CDS encoding response regulator; this encodes MKKKPTILLIEDNRDDQRFVKLALEYLEIDANLEVVDDARHGMRYLMNEGEYEHAETPDLIIMDINMPRVSGIEMLDLMHVDERIGLIPVIMLTTSDASEDVNACYAKGCNAFVTKPFGHKELLDKLNKLCAFWLDAAELPTVSRPHAKAMA
- a CDS encoding PKD domain-containing protein, with product METPASIAAGLRRAADFVERSNATADGDAIHKIVGSNGVVHVRPGAGLLGDRPLDADLLWDFGDPGGRRNQLPGFNAAHRYSEPGEYTVTLVLRHAGSVSIHRSTVRVPSVDRSRTITQPAPKLGDGVRLELTRGNVYDIDETIVLGGHDIRITAVGTGPPPILRWVGGSGEMIRCTPTCRDVLIEGIAFDAVGKRGDRFLIANAIAASGTNLAIIDCRFDQVQDAINANGRPTGLLIQRCTAGDDLHAYLCWAEGTDIVLLDNTATHSIKEHIVRVGGAERLLGVGNAFTNRRKSCFNVQVAEQVWLEDNRISGAWALGPLGGADGRDSTERCRIAVVRSNVSDTTFELKHGAESVRFSGNLLHTDNQPAICIEGFSAAFDRGVTDIDLYDNTAVNLGEHGNFLRIDGPAKNVRLTGNRYLAPRLRPGSHETAVIFILDDNADAIVGMTDNHWPDTRDRNHAFAGDGLHYVWPTWSDQRGYVRDLTNPSAGSAQTPPASA
- a CDS encoding DUF5658 family protein, producing MTPVDPDNPPPWGTLLFPDRYVWFVLFSTLDVMMTFVILSIGGAEANPVANWILERFGISGMTIFKFVVISFVILLCEYVGRLNFEAGRRLTVYGIALTLMPVVFALILLTGS
- the tkt gene encoding transketolase; translation: MPDIEPKLAVDTIRMLSADAVLEANSGHTGTPVALAPVAYEIFQNHLRYDPADPKWANRDRFILSVGHASMLLYSMLHVCGVKEKDGSPAVSLDDIKHFRQLGYKTPGHPESHLTAGVEVTTGPLGQGVGTSVGIAAAGKHLAAKYPDLFDYNVYVLCSDGDMMEGIGNEAASLAGHMQLDNLVWLYDDNEITIEGDTDLAFTENVADRMAAQGWNVIHIDDANDIAAVKAALENFKNTTGKPTFVNIKSKIAYGFPTMQGSHNAHAAVTDAEEIKGAKKHFGLPPDEKFYIPDGTYDHYAAGFGKRGSEAHAAWKKKLDAHADGKAIADLLDGKLPAGWDADLPTFEPDAKGMASRSSSGKVLNALAKKIPTLLGGSADLAPSNNTLLADEDGFLPGTYHGRNFHYGVREHVAMTTVNGLTLSGLRGYGATFFVFTDYCRPALRLASIMQIPSLFIFTHDSIGLGEDGPTHQPIEHLAMMRATPGVYVFRPADANEVRECYKAAMKLEHNPALMVFSRQNLPTMDADTSDAAKGAYVIGPCQGTPDVILMGTGSEVQHLMEAKATLEADGMNVRVVSMPCWELFEQQDDAYKQSVLPDEVTKRVAMEAASDFGWHRYIGPKGKAIAMQSFGESAPAGELFKHFGFTAENVVKTVKSLG